The nucleotide sequence ccagaatgggagaaaacttttacaatctatccaactgacaaagggctaatatccagaatctataaggatcttaaacaaatttacaagaaaaataacaaccccatcaaaaagagggcaagggatatgaatgcacacttctcaaaggaagacatttatgtggccaacaaacatatgacaaaaagcttatcatcactggtcattagagaaatgcaaatcaaaaccacattgagataccatctcacaccagttagaatggcgatcattaaaaagtcaggaaacaacagatgctggagaggatgtggagaaataggaatacttttacactgttgatgggagtgtaaattagtttaaccactgtggaagacagtgtggccattcctcaaggatctagaactagaaataccatttgacccagtcatcccattactgggtatatactcaaaggattataaatcattctgctataaagacacatgcacacgtatgtttattgcggcactattcacaatagcaaagacttggaaccaacccaaatgcccatcagtgacagactggattaagaaaatgtggcacatacactccatggaatactatccagtcataaaaaaggatgagttcatgtcctttgcgggacatggatgaagctggaaaccatccttctcagcaaactaactcaagaacagaaaaccaaacaccgcatgttctcactcataagtgagagttgaacaatgagaacacatggatacagggaggggatcatcacacactgaggcctgtcagtgggtggggAGCTAggagaaggatagcattaggagaaatacctaatgtagatgatgagttgatgggtgcagcaaaccaacatgacatgtgtatatgtatgtaacgaacctgcacgttctgcacatgtatcccagaacttaaagcatgaaataaataaaaaaataaaaataatttagaaaaagaaactgagtgTTTTGCTCCCAGGTTAATTCTCTTACTGGTATCCAACACCATTTTTCATCACCTCTTTGAGTGCCATATGGAAATGGTTAGGAAGGGAGGATTAAACTGAAAATCTTTTAGGTCATGTCCTGATATTGACATGCCACATTTTGTTCTTTCTACGAGTAAATTCTGTCTCTTAATTTCTTCAAACCCCTTTTCATATCTTTGTTCCTCAGGCTGTAGATGAAAGGGTTCAGCATGGGTGTCACTACTGTGTACATAACTGTGGCTACCCGGTCCCTAACCACTGAGTACATGGACAGGGGCCTAAAATAGACATAGATGACACTCCCATAGAACAGGACCACTACAGTGAGGTGGGAGCCACAGGTAGAGAAGGCCTTCCACTTCCCGGCTGCAGAGGGGATTCTGAGCACAGTGACGATGATTCGCAGGTAGGAGAAGATGATACACAGGAAGGGGGTCACGATGACAGCTAAGGTCTCAGTCATGACCACCATCTGGCTGGAGGATGTGTCAGAGCAGGACAGCTTTAGCACAGGCTGGGTGTCACAGAAAAAGTGCTTAATGACGTgagaggcacagaaagacaggcGAGACATAAGTAGCACGCGGAACAGGGAATGTAGGTGGGAGATGCTGCAAGAACCCAATAGCATGAGTAGGCAATGCCGTGGGTTCATAACCACATCATAGTGTAAGGGGTTGCAGATGGCCACCAGCCGGTCGATGGCCATAGAGGCCAGCAGGTAGCTGTCAGTGTTCGCAAATGCCATAAAGAAGTACATCTGGACCAGGCAGCCCACGTAAGAGATAACATTTGTCTCTGATAGAAAATTCACCAGCATCTTAGGCACTATGACTGTTGTGAAGCAGATATCCATGAAAGACAAGTTGCTGAGAAAAAAGTACATAGGGGTTTGGAGCCTGGGGTCAGAGTAGATGGCCAGGATGATGAGCACATTCCCCACCACGGTGACCAGGTACATGATGAGGAAGATGGCAAAGAGAGGTTTCTGCAGTTGAGGGTTGGAAGAGAGGCCCAGGAGGATGAAGCCTGAGGTGCTGCTGCTGTAATTCTTTGTCTCCATGTCTCTGGACTTCCTGGATAGGGTTTGGAGAAGCGGTGGGAGAGATGTCAAGGGCAGTTTGACCAAGACAGCTTCTTCCCCAACctcaaatctattttaaaaatcttactgcTATTATACTTTGAAAGAATGTTTAGTTCTGAAACTACATAGAAACAGATAGTAAAATTCAACAAGAGAAAGGTTAAAGGATGCCAAGCTGTCTTCTAAATTAGAAACTAAAAGTTTTCCATGTGCTCATAGGAACTTCCACGTGGCCTAATTTGCTTGAGTTCTCATTTCCTTTCGTAAAGATTCTTCTGAGGTTGTTTCTTGACCATCTCCTtagccttattattattttttgtcccGGGGAAGAGGTTGCTGGGTTCTACTTAGAATTAGAAGGCTGTCACACAAGGAATCCCTATGAATGAAGTTATCTCATTCAGCATTCTCTCTTGCTCAGAGGTCCATAGACGGTAGTAGTAGTTGGGATAGAACAAAACTAAGCATAACAGAATTAACCAAGGCTCCTCGGTACTTGTAGAATTCAGATAACTTCCTTACATCTTCAGAGCAAatctttctaatatttatttaagcATTTCTCTTTGGCTAATATAATCTGTTACTTTAATTATCATCTTTTGGTTCAAGGATACCAGTTAAAATTAGAGTACTCCCAGAAATAGCCTATGTAACCAAGATTAGttctttgaatatattaattttttggattaaaaaaactATGAAGCCCTCATTCTCAACATTAAAATATTGCAGGACTATAAAACATAGACTCTAAGAGTCCTATTTCCACCAATATCATGGAAAGAGAAGGCAGAGATAGCCTTATGACCATTATTAAACTACACTGCTGAGATGGTTGACTGAGTGGGTAACAAAGCAAAACTAAAGAATCAGGAggcataaata is from Macaca mulatta isolate MMU2019108-1 chromosome 15, T2T-MMU8v2.0, whole genome shotgun sequence and encodes:
- the LOC100429931 gene encoding olfactory receptor 1L4; protein product: METKNYSSSTSGFILLGLSSNPQLQKPLFAIFLIMYLVTVVGNVLIILAIYSDPRLQTPMYFFLSNLSFMDICFTTVIVPKMLVNFLSETNVISYVGCLVQMYFFMAFANTDSYLLASMAIDRLVAICNPLHYDVVMNPRHCLLMLLGSCSISHLHSLFRVLLMSRLSFCASHVIKHFFCDTQPVLKLSCSDTSSSQMVVMTETLAVIVTPFLCIIFSYLRIIVTVLRIPSAAGKWKAFSTCGSHLTVVVLFYGSVIYVYFRPLSMYSVVRDRVATVMYTVVTPMLNPFIYSLRNKDMKRGLKKLRDRIYS